One genomic segment of Mangifera indica cultivar Alphonso chromosome 6, CATAS_Mindica_2.1, whole genome shotgun sequence includes these proteins:
- the LOC123219443 gene encoding ATP-dependent 6-phosphofructokinase 6-like produces MEYSRSSSPPKFKCFDPSYAYSASTAKLTRSFSNVSPRTFAMNSNGGMVISQNWERKIITGDAGYVLEDVPHLTDYVLDLPTYPNPLQDNPYYSVVKQYFVNPDDAVAQKIVIHKDSPRGTHFRRAGPRQKVYFESDEVYACIVTCGGLCPGLNTVIREIVCGLYHMYGVNKVLGIEGGYRGFYARNTIPLTPKVVNNIHKRGGTFLGTSRGGHDTAKIVDSIQDRGINQVYIIGGDGTQRGASDIFEEIRRRGLKIAVAGIPKTIDNDIPVIDKSFGFDTAVEEAQRAINAAHVEAESIENGIGVVKLMGRYSGFIAMYATLASRDVDCCLIPESPFYLEGPGGLLEYVEKRLKEHGHMVIVIAEGAGQDLLSQSMRNKEHQDASGNKLLQDVGLWISQNIKDHFAKMKRMPVNLKYIDPTYMIRAIPSNASDNVYCTLLAHSAIHGAMAGYTGFTVGPVHARHAYIPFYRIIERQNKVVITDRMWARLLSSTNQPSFLDPRDVSRNKCEEDQQEQTPLLCGESYMLEAAN; encoded by the exons ATGGAATACTCAAGGTCTAGTTCTCCCCCCAAGTTCAAGTGCTTCGATCCTTCCTACGCTTACTCTGCATCAACCGCCAAGCTCACCCGCTCCTTTAGCAATGTCTCCCCGAGGACTTTCGCCATGAACTCCAATGGCGGTATGGTGATTTCCCAGAATTGGGAACGTAAAATCATTACTGGTGACGCAGGTTATGTTCTAGAAGATGTTCCACACTTAACGGATTATGTTCTTGATCTTCCT ACATATCCCAATCCATTGCAAGACAATCCATATTATTCAGTTGTTAA GCAATATTTTGTTAACCCTGATGACGCTGTTGCACAAAAA ATTGTTATTCATAAGGATAGCCCAAGAGGGACACATTTTAGGCGTGCTGGACCTCGACAGAAG GTCTATTTCGAGTCAGATGAAGTATATGCATGTATTGTAACATGTGGTGGCCTTTGCCCGGGCCTGAATACAGTGATTAGAGAAATAGTATGCGGCTTATATCATATGTATGGAGTCAACAAAGTCCTGGGAATAGAG GGAGGATACAGAGGTTTTTATGCCCGGAATACAATTCCCTTGACACCAAAGGTTGTGAATAACATCCATAAGCGCGGTGGCACATTCCTGGGGACATCGCGTGGGGGTCATGATACCGCAAAGATTGTGGATAGCATTCAGGACCGAGGCATTAATCAG GTTTATATTATTGGAGGAGATGGAACTCAGAGAGGGGCTTCTGACATTTTTGAG GAAATTAGAAGGCGTGGCCTCAAAATAGCGGTGGCTGGAATTCCTAAGACCATTGACAATGACATTCCG GTTATAGACAAGTCCTTTGGTTTTGATACAGCCGTTGAGGAGGCTCAACGAGCTATCAATGCCGCCCATGTTGAAGCAGAAAGCATTGAGAATGGGATCGGCGTTGTCAAGTTAATGGGTCGCTACAGTG GATTCATTGCAATGTATGCAACTCTTGCTAGCCGAGACGTGGACTGCTGCTTAATTCCGGAATCACCATTTTATCTTGAAGGGCCTGGTGGACTTCTTGAATATgttgaaaaaagattaaaagaacATGGACACATGGTCATTGTAATAGCTGAAGGTGCAGGACAAGATCTTCTTTCTCAAAGTATGCGGAACAAGGAACACCAGGATGCTTCAGGAAACAAACTACTCCAAGATGTTGGCTTGTGGATATCTCAGAATATAAAG GATCACTTTGCAAAAATGAAAAGGATGCCTGTAAATCTCAAATACATAG ATCCCACATACATGATTCGCGCTATTCCAAGCAACGCATCTGATAATGTTTACTGCACACTTCTTGCTCACAGTGCCATTCATGGTGCCATGGCAGGATACACAGGCTTCACAGTCGGCCCTGTCCATGCCAGACATGCATACATTCCATTCTAT CGGATTATTGAAAGGCAAAATAAGGTGGTGATAACTGACAGGATGTGGGCACGGCTACTATCTTCAACTAATCAGCCAAGCTTCCTGGACCCTAGAGATGTCAGTAGAAAC
- the LOC123219485 gene encoding protein CHUP1, chloroplastic, producing MMKLGDKGDIRPFLIKIGVALTLSLASFFYCRLRNKRPKPSLPPPSSLPHNSGFNGSLESRGRALCKIDEKSYELRVAVDNSVVDLSPSSSGSGENEGLLLPEFNDLVKEYDFASSNSGKEAETPRSDLESPKVFTSSATGEYDQEVRHLTNMVKMLQERERNLEIQLLEYYGLKEQETAVMELQNRLKINTMETKLLTLKIESLQADNKRLEAQMADREKIVAELEAARSKVKVLKKKLRSEVEQNKEQILILQKRVAKLQEQEYNSAASDSDTLEKLQRLKVLEDEAEELRKCNTKLQLENSELAKKLESTQMLAISMMEDPEMEALKETSERLKQENESLTKEIEQLQVDQCSSIEELVYLKWINACLRYELRNYQRPPGKTVARDLSKTLSPESEYKAKQLIIEYANTEGGNISDLESEWSSSQTSYTDSEILDDTSVDKSARSKSNNSSKNKFFKKLRKLVLGKDVSSKKRGSSKSWENRDSSSVSTATNTASTSEVPSNKLSNVSRSSYRHSFDIQRLERVKEYDVVNEGSGYTPFRMQRAKSTDLGVENQLDHDADLMKFAQVLKNNNGSGRKNLRRKSLSYDFG from the exons ATGATGAAGCTTGGAGACAAGGGAGATATAAGGccttttcttataaaaattggGGTAGCATTGACTCTGTCTTTAGCAAGCTTTTTCTATTGTCGCCTTAGAAATAAGAGACCTAAACCCTCTTTGCCACCGCCATCTTCCTTGCCTCACAACTCAG GTTTTAATGGCAGCCTTGAATCAAGAGGAAGAGCTCTGTGTAAAATTGAT GAAAAATCTTATGAGCTGAGGGTTGCTGTTGATAACTCTGTGGTTGATCTTTCACCGAGCAGTAGTGGTAGTGGAGAGAATGAGGGACTCCTCTTGCCAGAGTTTAATGATCTTGTGAAGGAATATGACTTTGCCAGCTCCAATTCTGGGAAAGAAGCAGAAACTCCTAGGTCAGATTTAGAAAGTCCGAAAGTTTTTACGAGTTCAGCGACAGGTGAATATGATCAAGAGGTCAGACATTTGACAAACATGGTTAAAATGCTCCAAGAGAGGGAAAGGAATCTTGAGATCCAATTACTTGAGTACTATGGCCTCAAAGAGCAAGAGACAGCTGTGATGGAGCTCCAAAACCGATTGAAGATTAACACCATGGAGACCAAACTTCTTACACTCAAGATTGAGTCCTTACAAGCAGATAACAAAAGACTTGAGGCACAAATGGCTGATCGTGAAAAAATTGTGGCCGAACTTGAAGCCGCAAGATCAAAAGTTAAGGTTCTCAAGAAAAAACTGAGGTCTGAGGTTGAGCAGAACAAGGAACAAATCTTAATCCTACAGAAAAGGGTTGCTAAGTTGCAAGAACAAGAATACAATTCTGCAGCAAGTGATTCAGATACTTTGGAAAAACTTCAAAGGCTAAAGGTTTTGGAGGATGAGGCAGAAGAGTTGAGGAAGTGTAACACGAAATTGCAGCTAGAAAATTCTGAATTAGCGAAGAAGTTGGAATCCACCCAAATGCTTGCTATTTCTATGATGGAAGATCCAGAG ATGGAAGCGCTCAAGGAAACAAGTGAGCGATTGAAACAAGAGAACGAGTCTTTGACCAAGGAAATTGAGCAACTCCAGGTAGATCAGTGTTCTAGTATTGAAGAATTGGTATATCTCAAATGGATAAATGCTTGCTTACGATATGAGCTGCGGAATTATCAGCGACCGCCTGGTAAGACAGTAGCAAGAGACCTCAGCAAAACGCTAAGTCCTGAATCCGAATACAAAGCCAAGCAACTAATAATTGAATACGCAAATACTGAAGGAGGGAACATTTCAGATCTCGAGTCAGAGTGGTCATCCTCCCAAACATCCTATACCGACTCAGAAATCCTTGATGATACATCGGTCGATAAGTCAGCTCGTTCCAAAAGCAACAACTCgagcaaaaataaattttttaagaaacttaggAAACTTGTCCTTGGGAAAGATGTTAGTAGTAAAAAACGGGGTTCATCCAAGTCCTGGGAAAATCGCGATTCATCAAGTGTTTCGACAGCAACAAATACAGCATCAACTTCAGAGGTACCAAGTAATAAACTATCTAATGTTTCTCGGAGTTCATATAGACATTCTTTTGACATCCAAAGATTGGAGAGGGTAAAAGAATATGATGTGGTTAATGAAGGAAGTGGGTACACGCCATTCAGAATGCAGCGAGCAAAAAGCACTGATCTGGGAGTGGAAAATCAGCTTGATCATGATGcagatttgatgaaatttgctCAAGTTTTGAAGAACAATAATGGCAGTGGGAGAAAAAACTTAAGGAGAAAGTCCTTGTCATACGATTTTGGCTAA
- the LOC123219512 gene encoding polyadenylate-binding protein 4-like, which yields MASPDPVQRPALYVGDLNADTTESDLQEAFQTVGPIASVHLCRCSVTGNSLRYAYVNFHNHSDASKAMACLNYTDLKGKPMRIMWCQRNASLRKCGTGNLFIKNLDPSVKGPCLLGLFCQFGTVLSCKVAEENGKSKGFGFVQFDSEESATAARTALHDTVFRGKKLYVSKFVKKINRIATGEYLKFTNLYVKNLAEDMTEDALHEMFSKFGKVCNVVIMKDEKGNSRGFGFVNLKSPEEARKAVDILNGAKIGSKILFVGRAQKKAERIEILKHELEDTYKSQIQKLKASNLYVKNLNASVDDQKLLELFGGFGNIISARVMRNNDGTSKRFGFVCFSTPEEAKNALDALHRSNFEGRNLYVAIAQSKRDRCKELQEIYTQVPVLPAYPPNCGVSPQYGSAYCSYNPCSPPFPLLRQPFLCQPYSTNHYQQYNSYDIPMGQTHLGSLGDARNWFCQDPSLTYSISTVCTQDQNHGKYKGQESGHRIKVSQISGSAEIASNRAATGGHAAGIFPVNNNSNIVDVNYLIQPECNAKITRLRMGANNSEVTNPLNSPNSSIGVTSGSHAVVSSPLSSKSRTGNVIYRLVDKLQPPCITKITGLQLDMSKSETMNLQNTPNSMAKQANKNSTNSFVSQTNNTEANARASADGVLLCKTLSAA from the exons ATGGCGAGTCCTGATCCTGTGCAGCGGCCTGCACTGTATGTCGGTGACCTCAACGCGGACACCACCGAGTCCGACTTGCAAGAAGCTTTTCAAACGGTGGGTCCTATCGCCTCCGTTCATCTCTGTCGCTGCTCAGTCACGGGGAACAGTCTCCGTTATGCCTACGTCAACTTTCATAATCATTCTGatg CGTCTAAGGCTATGGCTTGTTTGAACTACACTGACTTGAAGGGAAAACCAATGAGGATAATGTGGTGCCAGAGAAATGCTTCTCTAAGAAAATGTGGCACCGGTAATCTCTTTATCAAGAACTTGGATCCTTCAGTCAAAGGCCCCTGTTTGCTGGGTTTGTTTTGCCAATTTGGAACTGTACTCTCTTGTAAGGTGGCTGAAGAAAATGGCAAGAGTAAGGGTTTTGGGTTTGTTCAGTTTGACTCGGAGGAATCAGCCACTGCAGCTCGTACTGCTCTGCATGATACTGTTTTCCGTGGAAAGAAGTT ATATGTTTCGAAATTTGTTAAGAAGATTAACAGGATAGCCACTGGTGAATACTTAAAATTCACCAATTTGTATGTGAAAAATCTGGCTGAAGACATGACAGAGGATGCCCTTCATGAGATGTTTTCTAAATTTGGGAAGGTTTGTAATGTTGTCATCATGAAGGATGAGAAAGGAAACTCAAGAGGCTTTGGTTTTGTTAACCTTAAGTCACCAGAAGAGGCTAGAAAGGCTGTAGATATCTTGAATGGTGCAAAGATAG GTTCAAAAATATTGTTCGTAGGAAGGGCTCAGAAGAAAGCTGAGAGGATAGAGATATTAAAACATGAACTTGAGGATACATACAAGTCCCAAATTCAGAAGTTGAAGGCCTCAAATCTGTATGTGAAGAATCTAAATGCCTCCGTTGATGACCAAAAACTACTAGAACTCTTTGGTGGTTTTGGAAATATAATTTCTGCAAGAGTGATGCGCAATAATGATGGAACAAGTAAAAGATTTGGCTTTGTGTGCTTCTCCACTCCTGAAGAAGCAAAGAATGCCTTGGATGCGCTTCATA GGTCCAATTTCGAAGGAAGAAATCTCTATGTGGCAATAGCACAGAGTAAAAGAGATCGTTGCAAGGAATTACAGGAAATCTACACACAAGTTCCAGTTCTGCCTGCATATCCTCCGAACTGCGGTGTCAGTCCTCAATATGGCTCTGCTTATTGCAGTTACAATCCTTGCTCTCCTCCATTCCCTTTATTGCGCCAGCCATTTTTATGTCAACCTTACTCAACAAACCATTATCAACAATACAATTCCTATGAT ATTCCAATGGGACAGACTCATCTGGGGAGCCTTGGGGATGCCAGGAACTGGTTCTGCCAAGACCCT TCCTTGACATATTCAATCTCTACTGTTTGCACCCAAGATCAAAACCATGGGAAATATAAGGGTCAGGAGTCTGGACACAGAATCAAAGTGAGCCAAATAAGTGGATCTGCTGAAATTGCGTCCAACAGAGCAGCTACTGGAGGTCATGCTGCGGGGATTTTTCCTGTGAACAACAATAGTAATATTGTGGATGTTAATTACCTTATTCAG CCGGAGTGCAATGCAAAAATAACTAGACTGCGGATGGGAGCAAATAACTCTGAGGTAACAAATCCGCTAAACTCGCCAAATTCGTCCATTGGAGTAACTTCTGGAAGTCATGCTGTGGTGAGCTCTCCTTTGAGCAGCAAAAGTAGAACTGGGAATGTTATCTACCGCCTTGTTGATAAACTTCAG CCTCCATGCATTACAAAGATAACTGGACTGCAGTTGGATATGAGCAAATCTGAGACAATGAATCTGCAAAACACTCCAAATTCCATGGCCAAACAAGCTAACAAGAACTCGACAAATTCCTTTGTTAGTCAAACAAACAACACAGAGGCAAATGCTAGAGCAAGTGCAGATGGTGTGTTGCTTTGCAAAACTCTATCAGCTGCTTGA
- the LOC123219000 gene encoding senescence-induced receptor-like serine/threonine-protein kinase: MNLAGDPSGFISIDCGASGDYTDNVTGLFYESDATYIDTGEIRETSFDFNLSCYKQQVKYLRSFPQGTRNCYTLKPKQGANHNYLIRAFFAYGNYDCKNQFPTFDLYLGVNKWLTVDQGTAAFEIIHVPSVDYIDVCLVNTGYGVPFLSALDLRPLDYSIYRIQEGALSTIRRYDVGGASSRTRYPVDIYDRLWKPISFPDWIVISTESSIYAQSLDDGYKIPAEVLKTAAKSLNASIPLSLYFDPPDSSSQCYVYFHFTEIEKLKVGQKRELSIRLNGERNLTKWTSIEYLKPTTIAPNNPPINGTRLHFSIYAAEGSDLPPILNAIEICVFVELPLSPTNLNDVSVIKDLKQKYRVTRNWQGDPCVPSSFSWEGLNCTNDGTPRIISLNLSSSKLTGAIATSLSNLEALTILDLSYNNLTGPVPEVLAQLPDLKVLNLTGNKLSGSVPDALMEKFKCGTLLLRLEENQDLCLSSPCHENKMNFIFPAVVLSLVIFLILLPAGTLAMYRIRRKGATGSKEEGSLKSKNRQFTYSEIVSITDNFKTVIGEGGFGKVYMGTLEDGTEVAVKVLSQSSRQGYKEFQAEAQLLMIVHHRNLVSLIGYCDDRHNKALIYEYMTNGNLKTHISLDDFGHFHFLTATKLLGIAGLDYLHNGCKPPTIHRDFKPSNILLNENMQAKLADFGLSRLIYKENDSGIDTCPAGTPGYIDPEFYVTGILNKKSDVYSFGIILFQLITGQHAIIRSLGEDRYILKRVIPLIERGDIQNIVDPRLEGQFNTKAAWKIVEIAMSCVLPSAVQRPDMSDVVAELKECFATEVDPQRSYPAESSNTSSSDSLKNVCIEPGMEMVPITR; this comes from the exons ATGAACCTTGCCGGTGATCCGTCAG gTTTCATAAGCATTGACTGTGGGGCGAGTGGAGATTACACAGACAATGTAACTGGTCTATTTTATGAGTCAGATGCAACGTACATTGACACAGGAGAAATCAGGGAGACATCTTTCGACTTCAACCTGTCATGTTATAAACAGCAGGTAAAGTATTTGAGGAGCTTTCCTCAAGGAACAAGGAATTGTTACACACTGAAGCCTAAACAAGGGGCAAACCATAATTACCTTATCAGGGCTTTCTTTGCATATGGGAATTATGATTGCAAAAACCAGTTCCCCACGTTTGATCTATATCTTGGTGTTAATAAATGGCTGACCGTTGACCAGGGTACAGCAGCATTTGAAATTATTCATGTTCCCTCGGTGGATTACATTGATGTGTGTCTTGTGAACACTGGCTATGGAGTGCCCTTTCTATCAGCGTTGGATTTAAGGCCTTTGGATTACTCCATTTATCGAATTCAAGAAGGTGCACTCTCCACCATTAGAAGATATGATGTGGGTGGTGCTTCATCTCGTACCAG GTACCCAGTTGACATCTATGATCGCTTATGGAAGCCTATCAGTTTCCCTGACTGGATTGTCATTTCCACAGAGTCCTCAATATATGCCCAAAGTCTCgatgatggttataaaataccagCTGAAGTGCTGAAAACTGCTGCAAAGTCACTAAACGCTAGCATTCCCCTGAGTTTATACTTTGACCCTCCAGATTCTTCATCTCAATGTTATGTTTACTTCCACTTTACAGAGATTGAAAAGCTTAAAGTTGGCCAGAAAAGGGAATTGAGTATCAGGCTAAACGGTGAACGCAATCTTACAAAATGGACTAGTATTGAATACCTAAAGCCAACCACCATAGCTCCAAATAATCCACCAATCAATGGCACTCGActtcatttttctatttatgCAGCAGAAGGTTCAGATCTTCCTCCAATCCTTAACGCTATAGAAATTTGTGTGTTTGTAGAGCTTCCCCTTTCACCAACAAACCTTAATGATG TTAGTGTTATCAAAGACCTCAAACAAAAATACAGAGTGACTCGAAACTGGCAAGGTGATCCATGTGTTCCAAGTAGTTTCTCATGGGAAGGTTTGAATTGCACCAATGATGGCACTCCAAGGATCATATCATT GAATTTGAGCTCAAGCAAACTGACAGGTGCGATAGCAACTTCACTATCTAATCTTGAAGCATTAACGATACT AGATTTATCATACAACAACTTGACTGGGCCTGTACCAGAAGTCCTTGCCCAATTGCCAGACCTGAAAGTCCT GAATTTAACTGGGAACAAACTCAGTGGTTCAGTTCCTGATGCTCTAATGGAAAAGTTCAAATGTGGAACATTGCTATTGAG ACTTGAAGAAAACCAAGATCTTTGCCTGTCAAGTCCATGccatgaaaacaaaatgaacttCATTTTTCCAGCAGTGGTACTTAGTCTAGTTATCTTTCTCATTCTGCTCCCTGCCGGCACTCTGGCGATGTACAGAATTCGAAGAAAAGGAG CTACTGGATCCAAGGAGGAAGGGTCTCTGAAATCAAAAAATCGACAATTTACTTACTCTGAGATTGTTAGTATCACTGATAACTTCAAAACTGTTATTGGAGAAGGAGGATTTGGAAAAGTTTACATGGGCACTCTGGAAGATGGCACTGAAGTTGCTGTTAAGGTTCTTTCACAGTCATCAAGACAAGGTTATAAGGAATTTCAAGCAGAG GCACAACTCTTGATGATTGTTCATCATAGGAACTTGGTTTCTCTGATTGGTTACTGCGATGACCGTCACAATAAGGCACTAATTTATGAATACATGACCAATGGAAACTTAAAAACA CATATTTCTCTAGATGATTTTGGCCATTTTCACTTCCTTACAGCAACTAAGCTTTTGGGCATTGCAGGGTTGGATTATCTACATAATGGTTGCAAGCCACCTACAATACACAGAGACTTCAAGCCTTCTAACATTTTACTAAATGAAAACATGCAAGCAAAACTAGCTGATTTTGGACTCTCCAGATTAATCTACAAAGAAAATGATTCTGGTATAGATACATGCCCTGCTGGCACACCTGGATATATAGATCCTGA ATTCTATGTAACTGGGATCTTAAACAAGAAAAGCGATGTTTATAGCTTCGGGATAATTCTGTTTCAGCTGATCACTGGGCAACATGCAATTATAAGAAGCCTTGGAGAAGATAGATACATACTTAAGCGTGTGATACCGCTAATCGAAAGAGGGGATATCCAAAACATTGTGGATCCAAGATTAGAGGGACAATTCAACACTAAGGCAGCCTGGAAAATAGTAGAGATAGCCATGTCATGTGTGCTACCCAGCGCGGTTCAAAGACCGGACATGAGTGATGTGGTGGCTGAACTAAAAGAATGCTTTGCTACTGAGGTGGATCCCCAAAGATCCTACCCTGCAGAAAGCAGCAACACCAGTTCAAGTGATTCGCTCAAAAACGTCTGCATTGAGCCTGGAATGGAGATGGTTCCCATTACAAGGTAA